One Paenibacillus sp. FSL H7-0737 DNA segment encodes these proteins:
- a CDS encoding phosphate/phosphite/phosphonate ABC transporter substrate-binding protein has protein sequence MRKISKFVLPLMMSITLLSGCGANNTANTANQGSTDGANAPKETAAPVAEGYVPEKLTVQFVPSQNADTLEAKAKPLEKLLGDKLGIPVEVSVSTDYNTVIEAMASKKVDLGFLPPTAYVLAKEKGAAEVILQAQRFGVNDETGAPTDELADFYKSMIIVKKDSAIQSVADLKGKKIAYQNVTSSAGFVWPAATLMDAGLDPLKDVQAITVKGHDQGVLAVLNGDVDAAAIFQDARNIVVKDYPKVFEDTRVLAFTDKIPNDTISVRSDMNKEWIEKIQQAFIDIAADKEGHEIIKDIYSHEGYVKSQDSNFDIVREYNNKVKTE, from the coding sequence TTGAGAAAAATAAGTAAATTCGTATTGCCGCTAATGATGTCTATTACTTTGCTTAGTGGTTGTGGTGCTAATAACACTGCTAATACTGCAAACCAAGGATCGACGGATGGAGCAAATGCACCGAAGGAAACGGCAGCTCCTGTAGCAGAGGGTTATGTTCCAGAGAAGCTCACAGTACAATTTGTCCCTTCCCAAAATGCGGATACGCTCGAAGCTAAGGCGAAACCTCTTGAAAAATTACTGGGTGATAAACTCGGTATTCCTGTAGAAGTAAGTGTCTCTACTGATTACAACACTGTTATCGAAGCTATGGCTTCCAAAAAAGTAGATTTAGGTTTCCTTCCTCCAACAGCTTACGTATTGGCAAAAGAAAAAGGAGCTGCTGAAGTTATTCTTCAAGCTCAACGTTTTGGTGTAAATGATGAAACGGGTGCTCCGACAGATGAATTGGCTGACTTCTATAAATCTATGATTATCGTTAAGAAAGATTCTGCGATCCAATCCGTTGCCGATTTGAAAGGCAAAAAAATCGCTTATCAAAACGTTACATCCTCAGCAGGTTTTGTGTGGCCGGCTGCAACACTAATGGATGCAGGACTTGATCCGTTGAAGGATGTACAAGCTATCACGGTTAAGGGACATGACCAAGGCGTTCTTGCTGTACTGAACGGTGATGTAGATGCCGCAGCTATTTTCCAGGATGCTCGTAATATAGTCGTTAAGGATTATCCGAAAGTATTTGAAGATACTCGTGTTCTCGCTTTTACTGATAAAATCCCTAACGACACGATTTCGGTCCGTTCAGATATGAATAAGGAATGGATTGAGAAGATTCAGCAGGCGTTTATTGATATCGCTGCTGACAAAGAAGGACATGAGATTATCAAAGATATTTACTCGCATGAAGGTTATGTGAAGTCACAAGATAGCAACTTTGACATTGTTCGTGAATACAACAATAAAGTAAAAACAGAGTAG
- the phnC gene encoding phosphonate ABC transporter ATP-binding protein, translating into MIELRNVSKTYLNGTKGLNNINLTIPAGEFVAIVGLSGAGKSTLLRSINRLHDISAGDILINGQSITKAKGSQLRMIRRNIGMIFQSFNLVKRTTVLRNVLAGRVGYHSTIRTIIGKFPQKDIDLAFESLDRVNIAEKAYTRADQLSGGQQQRVAIARVLAQEAQIILADEPVASLDPLTTKQVMDDLKKINKELGITTIVNLHFIDLAREYATRIIGLRAGEVVFDGPVSEATDEKFAEIYGRPIHQDELLGEPVSGGM; encoded by the coding sequence ATGATAGAGCTTCGTAATGTGTCCAAGACGTATCTAAACGGAACCAAAGGATTAAACAACATTAACCTGACTATTCCAGCTGGAGAATTTGTAGCTATTGTTGGTCTTTCGGGTGCGGGAAAGTCAACCCTGCTACGTTCCATTAACCGGCTTCATGATATTTCAGCAGGCGATATTCTTATAAATGGGCAATCCATCACGAAGGCAAAGGGAAGCCAGCTCCGAATGATCCGTAGAAATATCGGAATGATCTTCCAAAGCTTCAACTTGGTGAAACGTACGACTGTGCTTCGTAATGTATTGGCAGGGCGGGTCGGCTATCATTCCACAATACGGACGATAATTGGCAAATTCCCACAGAAGGATATTGATTTAGCCTTTGAGTCTCTCGATCGGGTCAATATTGCTGAGAAGGCCTACACACGTGCAGATCAACTATCTGGAGGTCAGCAGCAGCGTGTGGCTATTGCTCGTGTTCTTGCGCAGGAGGCACAAATTATCCTTGCAGATGAACCTGTCGCTTCACTGGATCCACTGACGACCAAGCAGGTTATGGATGATTTGAAAAAGATTAATAAGGAGCTTGGGATTACGACCATCGTGAATTTGCATTTTATCGACCTCGCTAGAGAATATGCCACCCGGATTATTGGGCTCAGGGCAGGAGAAGTGGTCTTCGATGGTCCTGTATCCGAGGCCACCGATGAGAAATTTGCTGAGATTTACGGCAGACCGATTCATCAGGATGAGTTGTTAGGTGAGCCTGTAAGCGGAGGCATGTGA
- the phnE gene encoding phosphonate ABC transporter, permease protein PhnE, with translation MSVNAEKLHPKPPRKIKHYFTAIILVVLLWRSAVLTDSSIGELISGLPNMLDLLKEMFPPNWGYFDNIIDAMLETIRMALVGTTFGAILAVPIALLCASNITQSRWLHYPVRMLLNLIRTIPDLLLASIFVAIFGLGALPGIFALTVFSLGLIAKLTYESLETIEQGPLEAMTSVGANKTQRIMFGVIPQVQAHFMSYVLYAFEINVRAAAVLGLVGAGGIGHYYEVTLGFLEYDKTCTIILFTLAVVLIIDYVSTKLREKLI, from the coding sequence ATGAGTGTGAATGCAGAGAAGCTACATCCCAAACCACCAAGGAAGATAAAGCATTATTTTACAGCCATTATATTAGTAGTATTACTGTGGAGAAGTGCGGTCTTGACCGATTCATCCATTGGAGAGCTGATCTCCGGTCTGCCAAATATGCTGGATCTGCTTAAGGAAATGTTCCCTCCAAACTGGGGGTATTTTGACAATATTATAGATGCGATGCTGGAGACGATCCGGATGGCATTGGTCGGTACAACGTTTGGTGCCATTCTGGCGGTTCCCATTGCCTTGCTGTGTGCAAGCAATATTACGCAAAGCCGATGGCTTCATTATCCGGTACGTATGCTGCTGAATTTGATCCGCACAATTCCCGATCTACTGCTGGCTTCTATTTTTGTCGCCATTTTTGGCCTCGGTGCGCTTCCGGGAATATTTGCTTTGACGGTATTTTCGCTAGGGCTGATCGCCAAGCTTACCTATGAATCGTTGGAGACGATTGAACAGGGACCTTTGGAAGCAATGACTTCAGTCGGAGCGAATAAGACTCAACGAATTATGTTCGGCGTCATTCCGCAGGTACAGGCTCATTTCATGTCTTATGTGTTGTATGCCTTTGAGATTAATGTCCGTGCTGCAGCAGTTTTAGGTTTGGTAGGCGCGGGTGGAATCGGCCATTACTATGAAGTGACATTAGGCTTTTTAGAATACGATAAGACTTGCACCATCATCTTGTTCACATTAGCAGTAGTCTTGATTATTGATTATGTAAGCACTAAGCTGCGGGAGAAATTAATATGA
- the phnE gene encoding phosphonate ABC transporter, permease protein PhnE → MSKSWNTLVPKPRKNRFRWLIYVALAAVYIWAFSGVPFNGFKETAGIITKAIFAGIFSPDWAFVYLPDGEDLLRGLLETLAISILGTFISTFICIPFAFWAAVNMSKGKAISGSGKLILSFIRTFPEIIMALLFIKAVGPGSFAGVLALGLHSVGMLGKLFADEIENIDNGPLEALISSGASRMQVLWFAVVPQVLPGFLSYTLYRFEINVRSATILGVIGAGGIGTPLIFALSSRNWDRVGIILLGIIAMITIIDLISGMIRKKLV, encoded by the coding sequence ATGAGTAAATCATGGAATACCCTAGTACCCAAACCTCGTAAAAATCGTTTCCGATGGCTGATTTATGTAGCATTAGCGGCAGTGTACATCTGGGCTTTTTCGGGAGTGCCGTTTAATGGATTTAAAGAAACCGCTGGGATCATTACTAAGGCCATCTTTGCCGGGATATTCTCTCCTGACTGGGCCTTCGTTTATTTACCAGATGGGGAGGATCTGCTTCGAGGATTACTTGAGACGTTAGCTATTTCAATTTTAGGGACTTTTATCTCGACCTTCATATGTATCCCCTTTGCTTTTTGGGCTGCGGTCAACATGAGCAAGGGAAAGGCGATTTCGGGCTCCGGCAAGCTAATATTAAGCTTTATACGGACATTCCCTGAGATCATTATGGCTTTGCTGTTCATCAAGGCTGTTGGACCGGGTTCATTTGCGGGTGTACTGGCTCTAGGACTGCATTCCGTCGGCATGCTCGGCAAATTGTTCGCGGATGAGATTGAGAATATTGATAACGGTCCGCTCGAAGCCTTAATCTCTTCTGGTGCCAGCCGCATGCAGGTGTTATGGTTTGCTGTTGTGCCGCAGGTATTGCCAGGCTTTCTATCCTACACTTTATACAGATTCGAAATTAACGTTCGCTCAGCTACGATTCTGGGTGTGATTGGAGCAGGCGGGATTGGCACACCGTTAATCTTCGCCCTCAGTTCACGGAATTGGGACCGTGTCGGAATTATCCTGCTAGGTATCATTGCGATGATTACGATTATTGATCTGATTTCCGGCATGATTCGGAAGAAGCTAGTGTAA
- a CDS encoding ZIP family metal transporter codes for MESALIGSFVSAMATVLGAFPILFVKRLSEKWKDVLVAFTAGIMVSASTFGLMPQAIKESGIIALTLGLITGVLLLDLIEKNIPHIDVENKPGYTNMDSKALLVLIALFIHNIPEGLSTGFSYASEQASLGPTVAIAIGAQNMPEGLILAVFLMNSRTTKLKALGIVTLTGLMEMVSAVIGYFTASYLQNVVGYGLAFAAGAMLFIVYKELIPESHGHGYERPSTYSFIFGLLIMVYITQIFG; via the coding sequence TTGGAATCTGCGCTTATTGGCAGCTTTGTATCAGCAATGGCTACGGTTCTTGGAGCGTTTCCGATCCTGTTCGTGAAGAGGTTATCTGAGAAATGGAAGGACGTTCTAGTTGCTTTTACTGCAGGTATAATGGTATCGGCTTCTACATTTGGACTCATGCCGCAAGCGATTAAAGAATCGGGAATTATCGCATTAACCTTGGGCCTGATTACAGGAGTTCTACTGCTTGATTTAATTGAAAAGAACATCCCGCATATCGACGTGGAGAATAAACCCGGATATACCAATATGGATTCCAAGGCGTTGCTCGTTTTGATTGCATTGTTCATTCACAATATACCAGAAGGTCTTAGTACGGGATTCAGTTATGCCAGTGAGCAGGCGAGTCTGGGTCCCACCGTGGCCATAGCGATTGGTGCGCAAAATATGCCTGAAGGATTGATTCTCGCAGTCTTTCTGATGAATTCTAGAACAACTAAGTTAAAAGCATTGGGAATCGTTACGCTTACCGGACTTATGGAAATGGTATCTGCGGTTATTGGGTATTTTACGGCGAGTTACCTACAGAATGTAGTGGGCTATGGTCTTGCTTTTGCAGCCGGGGCTATGCTATTCATCGTCTACAAGGAACTTATTCCAGAGAGTCATGGTCATGGTTACGAACGGCCTTCGACGTATTCGTTTATCTTTGGATTATTAATTATGGTGTATATCACGCAGATATTTGGGTGA
- a CDS encoding aldo/keto reductase produces MYNASATRYDNMKYNRTGKSGLLLPAISLGLWHNFGGNDLFENGRAMARRAFDLGITHFDLANNYGPPAGSAEESFGQILKKDLAPYRDEMVISTKAGYYMWAGPYGEWGSKKYLVSSLDQSLKRMGLDYVDIFYHHRPDPNTPLEETMAALDLIVRQGKALYVGISNYNPEQTREAAQILRRLGTPCLIHQPNYSMMSRWIEDGLQDVLTEEGIGSIVFSPLQGGILTDRYLNGIAPDSRAAGPSVFLSEDAITEEKIAKVRKLNEIAAARGQKMSQLALSWVLRGGKVTSALIGASKVSQIEDAVASLNAPELSAEELEQIETILRG; encoded by the coding sequence ATGTATAACGCAAGCGCTACCAGATATGACAATATGAAATATAACCGCACTGGAAAAAGCGGTCTACTCCTTCCGGCGATCTCGCTAGGACTTTGGCATAACTTTGGCGGAAACGACTTATTCGAGAATGGCCGCGCCATGGCAAGAAGAGCTTTCGATCTTGGAATCACTCATTTTGATCTCGCTAATAACTACGGTCCTCCAGCTGGCTCCGCAGAAGAAAGCTTTGGTCAAATCCTTAAGAAGGATCTTGCTCCTTATCGTGATGAAATGGTCATCTCGACTAAAGCCGGATATTATATGTGGGCCGGTCCTTATGGCGAATGGGGCTCCAAGAAATATCTCGTCTCCAGTCTAGACCAAAGCTTGAAACGTATGGGCCTTGATTATGTAGATATTTTCTACCATCACCGTCCAGATCCGAATACACCACTGGAAGAAACTATGGCTGCGCTGGATCTTATTGTACGTCAAGGTAAAGCGCTGTATGTTGGGATTTCGAATTACAACCCTGAACAGACACGTGAAGCGGCACAAATTCTGCGTCGACTTGGAACGCCATGCCTGATTCATCAACCTAACTACTCCATGATGTCCCGCTGGATTGAAGATGGCTTGCAGGATGTATTAACTGAGGAGGGTATCGGATCGATTGTGTTCTCTCCACTACAAGGAGGCATTCTGACCGACCGCTATCTTAACGGAATTGCTCCTGATTCTCGCGCTGCTGGACCAAGTGTATTCCTGTCCGAAGATGCCATTACGGAAGAGAAGATCGCTAAAGTTCGCAAACTGAACGAGATTGCTGCTGCACGTGGACAAAAAATGTCTCAGCTAGCGTTATCTTGGGTACTCCGCGGAGGTAAAGTCACTTCAGCTTTGATCGGTGCAAGTAAGGTGAGCCAGATTGAAGATGCAGTCGCCTCCTTGAATGCACCAGAGCTAAGTGCAGAAGAGCTGGAGCAAATTGAGACGATTTTGCGAGGATAA
- a CDS encoding AraC family transcriptional regulator has protein sequence MAIFNYNSERPFRGNPDLHLHYWGREQCLPGHFFGPGVRDVYKIHFIHEGTGKVSVGEQTHILQAGQAFLTYPHIVTSYAADLTNPWIYSWVAFTGEQVSYILSKTSLTPEQPIFPMDKQLMPNLYERLTEAADNSDCLDLPLKAIMYEFFSLLLQAVPAVPDVLPLPRQKSIYVEQSLHFLHTHYCENISVEMLSSSLKLDRKYLSSLFKRTIGMPPQQYLLNYRVAKACELLTETLCTIGEISRSVGYQDPLLFSRMFKKVKGCSPKEYRVRHLENDIVL, from the coding sequence ATGGCGATATTTAATTATAATTCTGAGCGTCCCTTCAGAGGTAATCCCGATCTGCATCTCCATTACTGGGGGCGGGAGCAGTGTCTACCTGGGCATTTTTTCGGACCCGGAGTTCGTGACGTGTACAAAATACATTTCATTCATGAGGGAACTGGAAAGGTATCTGTAGGTGAACAAACCCATATCCTGCAAGCGGGACAAGCTTTTCTTACCTACCCTCATATCGTTACTTCTTATGCAGCGGACCTGACCAATCCTTGGATCTATTCCTGGGTAGCCTTTACCGGAGAACAGGTATCATATATTTTATCCAAAACCTCCTTGACCCCTGAGCAGCCAATCTTCCCGATGGATAAACAGCTTATGCCTAATCTCTACGAACGCCTGACAGAAGCAGCCGACAATTCGGATTGTCTTGACCTGCCGCTAAAAGCGATCATGTATGAGTTTTTCTCCCTCTTGCTACAAGCGGTGCCAGCTGTTCCGGATGTACTACCTTTACCGCGTCAAAAGAGTATTTATGTCGAGCAAAGTCTCCACTTTTTGCATACACATTATTGTGAGAACATTTCGGTGGAAATGCTGTCTTCTTCTCTCAAGCTGGATCGCAAATATTTATCTTCCTTGTTCAAACGGACCATTGGTATGCCACCACAGCAGTATTTATTGAATTACCGTGTCGCTAAAGCATGCGAGCTTCTGACAGAAACCCTCTGTACTATCGGTGAGATCTCGCGTTCCGTCGGCTATCAGGACCCCTTACTCTTTTCGCGAATGTTCAAGAAGGTGAAAGGTTGTTCTCCAAAAGAATACCGTGTCCGTCATCTCGAAAATGACATTGTGCTATAA
- a CDS encoding general stress protein, with protein sequence MNKRIVGVFAAEYEASRAIEELKRQGCRTEDISIIARNSESADTLRDESGTQAPEGIATGAATGGLLGGLTGLLMGIGALAIPGIGPIIAAGPLAATLAGAAIGAGSGGLVGGLIGLGIPEEEAKRYDNYVDEGHILVMVDVEGEQKEEEVKRIFVQHNSLNTDRFEEIANMNTAENRNYDGSVKESDALRAADQQEARNLAQATGTMDAMDTLASERIRNK encoded by the coding sequence ATGAATAAGAGAATAGTGGGTGTCTTTGCTGCCGAATACGAAGCTTCGAGGGCTATTGAAGAGTTGAAACGTCAAGGCTGCAGAACAGAGGACATATCGATTATCGCGAGAAATTCAGAGAGTGCGGATACGCTTAGAGATGAATCAGGGACCCAAGCGCCGGAAGGAATAGCTACTGGTGCAGCTACGGGTGGTCTGCTGGGTGGATTAACTGGGCTCTTGATGGGGATAGGCGCTCTGGCTATTCCAGGCATCGGACCGATCATTGCAGCCGGACCGCTTGCGGCAACACTTGCTGGAGCGGCAATAGGTGCAGGCAGCGGTGGATTAGTTGGCGGTCTTATTGGACTTGGCATTCCTGAAGAGGAAGCCAAGCGGTACGATAACTATGTAGATGAAGGCCATATTCTTGTAATGGTGGATGTGGAGGGCGAGCAGAAAGAGGAAGAAGTGAAGCGGATCTTCGTACAGCATAATAGTCTGAACACAGACCGTTTTGAGGAAATTGCGAATATGAATACAGCTGAAAATCGAAATTATGATGGTAGTGTAAAGGAAAGCGATGCGCTCAGAGCCGCTGATCAACAAGAGGCGAGAAATTTGGCTCAAGCTACCGGAACCATGGATGCCATGGATACCTTAGCGAGTGAGCGCATTAGAAATAAATAA
- the glpX gene encoding class II fructose-bisphosphatase translates to MDRELALEIVRVTELGALSSARWIGRGDKNAADDAATTAIRSMFDSVSIDGTVVIGEGEMDDAPMLYIGEKVGNQKGPSVDVAVDPLEGTEVVACGLHNAQSVIAIADKGSLLHAPDIYMEKLACGPELAGKLSLEDPVEVTLQKACLFSGKSLSELTVMVLDRKRHEELIHSLREAGVRIKLLGHGDVAGAIAAALPDSDVDLYMGSGGAPEGVLAAAALKCLGGEMQGRLLPDGPLEQQRCVRMGISNPTRVLYMEDMVGTGDVLFAATGVTSGEFLNGVRFIGKERAETHSVIMRAQSRTIRYIRSIHFLPGKEIPDGLTVRQNVASL, encoded by the coding sequence ATGGATCGCGAACTGGCTCTTGAGATTGTACGGGTAACTGAACTAGGTGCATTATCCTCAGCTCGCTGGATCGGGCGGGGAGATAAAAATGCGGCAGATGATGCAGCCACGACTGCCATCCGCTCCATGTTTGATTCTGTCTCCATCGACGGAACGGTCGTCATTGGTGAAGGAGAGATGGATGATGCTCCAATGCTCTATATTGGCGAGAAAGTCGGGAATCAAAAGGGTCCGTCTGTCGATGTAGCCGTCGATCCTCTGGAAGGCACTGAAGTGGTGGCCTGTGGTCTTCACAATGCCCAATCCGTGATTGCCATAGCAGATAAGGGCAGTCTGCTGCATGCTCCAGACATTTATATGGAGAAACTCGCTTGCGGTCCTGAGCTTGCCGGGAAGCTTAGTCTTGAAGACCCTGTGGAGGTCACTCTCCAGAAAGCATGCCTCTTCAGTGGCAAGTCCCTCTCCGAGCTCACAGTAATGGTACTTGACCGCAAACGGCATGAAGAGCTCATTCATAGTCTTCGAGAAGCGGGTGTACGGATTAAGCTACTCGGTCACGGCGATGTGGCTGGCGCTATTGCGGCAGCCCTACCGGATAGCGATGTCGATTTGTACATGGGCTCGGGCGGAGCACCTGAAGGCGTCCTTGCCGCTGCCGCACTGAAATGTCTTGGTGGAGAAATGCAGGGCCGTTTGCTTCCTGATGGACCTCTTGAGCAGCAGCGCTGTGTCCGTATGGGAATTTCTAATCCTACGCGAGTGTTATACATGGAGGACATGGTTGGCACAGGCGACGTACTCTTTGCCGCCACTGGCGTCACCTCAGGTGAATTTCTGAATGGTGTCCGTTTTATCGGCAAAGAGCGCGCTGAGACGCATTCGGTCATCATGCGGGCACAGAGTCGAACAATCCGCTACATCCGTAGCATTCATTTCCTGCCTGGCAAAGAAATACCGGATGGACTAACCGTTAGACAGAATGTTGCCTCTCTATAG
- a CDS encoding pyruvate, water dikinase regulatory protein, protein MSIEQSSNLITICSDSIGDTAEAVVQAVIHQFQNQQITIKRYGNIRHEDELRKLMEEAAQHKGFVVYTLVQPELREMIKEEAVRLDLRIVDIMGPMMQAFIDTFDDAPQQRPGLLHQLDENYFRRMEAIEFTVACDDGRDLGAMLKADIVLLGMSRTSKTPLSIFLAHRGKKVVNYPIIPEIAPPQELLSLPSNRLIGLTMKPEYMLKIRSERLKVLGLPTGSQYASLERITEEMEYATSLFNKLGCPVIDITDKAIEETAGIIMGYI, encoded by the coding sequence ATGAGCATCGAGCAATCTTCCAACCTAATAACGATCTGCTCAGATTCTATAGGAGATACGGCGGAAGCTGTCGTGCAGGCCGTCATTCATCAATTCCAGAATCAGCAGATCACCATCAAAAGATACGGGAACATTAGACATGAAGATGAGCTCCGGAAGCTTATGGAAGAAGCCGCGCAGCATAAAGGTTTTGTCGTCTATACGCTGGTGCAGCCGGAGCTAAGAGAGATGATTAAAGAAGAGGCTGTACGGCTTGACCTTCGTATCGTCGATATCATGGGCCCAATGATGCAAGCTTTCATTGATACGTTTGACGACGCTCCTCAGCAGCGACCGGGTTTATTACACCAGCTTGATGAGAACTACTTCCGCCGTATGGAGGCTATCGAATTCACAGTTGCCTGTGATGATGGTCGCGATCTCGGCGCTATGCTGAAGGCCGATATCGTTCTACTAGGGATGTCCCGTACTTCAAAAACACCACTTAGTATCTTTTTGGCCCATCGGGGGAAAAAGGTCGTTAACTATCCGATTATTCCAGAAATTGCTCCTCCGCAAGAGCTGCTAAGCTTGCCGTCGAACCGACTGATCGGACTAACCATGAAGCCGGAGTATATGCTGAAGATTCGCTCCGAGCGGCTGAAGGTGCTTGGGTTACCGACTGGCTCCCAATATGCAAGTCTGGAGCGGATTACAGAGGAGATGGAATATGCCACTTCTCTGTTCAATAAGCTAGGCTGTCCTGTTATCGATATTACCGACAAAGCTATAGAAGAAACCGCCGGTATTATAATGGGTTATATCTAA
- a CDS encoding helix-turn-helix transcriptional regulator, with protein sequence MEGIAIELTSRQLEIIDIVNKRAPITGEQIAECLNLTRPTIRSDLSVLVMLKYIDAKPKVGYFPGLKSSNRLGSNYLLQETKVKEIQSVPIIIRETTTVQDAVVTLFLQDVGTLIICDEEGKLTGVASRKDFLKVTLGNPGAVSMPVSMVMTRQPKVVTTSPDETVLDAAHKMIFHEVDSLPVVVPSATEDNGTKLDVIGRLTKTAIVKLLLELEAKG encoded by the coding sequence GTGGAGGGAATTGCGATCGAACTGACATCACGTCAACTAGAAATCATTGATATTGTGAACAAAAGAGCTCCGATTACCGGCGAACAGATTGCCGAATGTCTGAATTTAACACGGCCAACGATTCGCTCCGATCTCTCTGTTCTGGTTATGCTCAAATATATCGATGCTAAACCTAAAGTCGGTTACTTCCCGGGACTCAAATCATCTAATCGTCTGGGAAGCAATTATTTGTTGCAGGAGACAAAGGTAAAAGAGATTCAAAGTGTACCTATTATTATCCGTGAGACTACTACGGTTCAAGATGCCGTAGTTACGCTATTTCTACAGGATGTTGGCACCCTTATTATTTGTGACGAAGAGGGCAAGCTCACCGGTGTTGCTTCACGTAAGGATTTCCTGAAGGTAACTCTTGGCAATCCGGGTGCTGTCTCCATGCCCGTAAGCATGGTCATGACACGCCAGCCCAAAGTAGTCACAACTTCACCAGATGAGACGGTGCTTGATGCCGCACATAAAATGATTTTTCACGAGGTAGATAGTTTACCGGTAGTTGTTCCCAGCGCCACAGAAGACAATGGTACGAAACTGGATGTCATAGGACGCTTGACGAAAACTGCTATTGTAAAACTTCTCCTCGAACTAGAAGCCAAAGGATAA
- a CDS encoding DMT family transporter, with amino-acid sequence MILFAYALVCLIFGTTFLAIKIGVDAGAPPFFSAGLRFFVAGAVLFLWMVWKRKASFSLLLRKEMLFTGSALTFGTFAGLYWAEQYVSSGLAAVLSATGPIMILLLQTSILRQKAPAISLYGCIIGLTGVLLLVLPNLVVDISPLWLIGCAAVLIGECCYAVGAIYSKKVINSMPEVSPIALNAAQMMYGGVLLFILSLATENVHPEFLLSYEIAGSLLYLIVIGSMVGHSLFYWLVAKTNPVFPSTWLYISPPIAVGVGFFFYHEAVNWVTILGVFTIIAGTILVNADALKQLMLKRRVRTSASKKMNI; translated from the coding sequence ATGATCTTATTCGCTTATGCACTTGTATGTCTGATCTTCGGCACGACCTTTCTAGCTATCAAAATCGGTGTGGATGCCGGTGCGCCGCCCTTCTTTTCAGCAGGCTTGCGATTTTTTGTTGCAGGCGCTGTTCTATTTCTATGGATGGTCTGGAAACGAAAAGCTAGCTTCTCCCTGCTCCTGCGTAAAGAAATGCTCTTCACCGGATCTGCGTTAACCTTTGGCACCTTTGCAGGTCTCTACTGGGCTGAACAATATGTATCTTCCGGGTTAGCAGCTGTACTCTCTGCCACAGGTCCGATTATGATTCTGTTGCTCCAAACTTCTATTCTTCGTCAAAAAGCACCTGCCATCTCCCTATATGGTTGTATCATCGGGTTGACCGGCGTACTGCTGCTCGTTCTTCCTAATCTTGTCGTAGATATTTCACCGTTATGGCTCATCGGCTGCGCAGCTGTCCTCATTGGGGAATGCTGTTACGCAGTAGGTGCGATTTATTCTAAAAAAGTAATCAACAGTATGCCTGAGGTCTCTCCAATCGCACTAAATGCAGCCCAAATGATGTATGGTGGAGTGCTGTTATTCATTCTTTCCTTAGCCACCGAAAATGTACATCCTGAGTTTCTGCTCTCTTACGAAATCGCAGGTTCACTGCTCTATCTAATCGTAATCGGCTCGATGGTCGGTCATTCGTTGTTCTACTGGCTCGTCGCTAAGACAAATCCTGTGTTTCCCTCTACCTGGCTCTATATCTCTCCACCGATTGCCGTAGGGGTTGGCTTTTTCTTTTATCATGAAGCCGTGAATTGGGTTACGATCCTCGGTGTATTCACTATCATTGCTGGGACCATCCTGGTCAATGCTGATGCCTTGAAACAATTAATGTTAAAGCGTAGGGTCCGAACATCTGCGTCAAAAAAAATGAATATATGA